The proteins below are encoded in one region of Methylophilales bacterium:
- the tpx gene encoding thiol peroxidase, producing the protein MSQVTLKGDPVQIGGSFPKAGDAVKDFSLANNKRENVNLESYAGKKKILNIFPSVDTPTCALSVKRFNDEASNLDNTVVLCISADLPFAQKRFCGAEKTEAVETLSAFRNISQFSNDYGVAIEDSSLQGLTSRAVIILNESNEVIYSELVNEITEEPNYDQALSALR; encoded by the coding sequence ATGTCACAAGTAACCCTCAAGGGAGACCCAGTTCAGATCGGTGGAAGCTTTCCTAAAGCCGGAGATGCCGTGAAAGATTTTAGTTTAGCAAACAATAAACGTGAGAATGTAAATTTAGAAAGCTATGCCGGTAAAAAGAAAATTTTAAATATTTTCCCCAGCGTGGATACACCAACCTGTGCCCTATCCGTCAAGCGTTTCAACGACGAGGCATCAAATCTAGATAACACGGTTGTGTTATGCATCTCAGCAGACCTACCGTTTGCACAAAAGAGATTTTGTGGTGCAGAAAAAACAGAAGCTGTAGAAACACTCTCTGCCTTTCGTAACATCAGTCAGTTTTCAAATGACTATGGTGTAGCCATTGAAGATTCTAGCCTACAAGGTCTGACTTCAAGAGCCGTGATTATACTCAATGAATCTAATGAAGTGATTTATAGTGAATTGGTCAATGAAATCACCGAAGAACCTAACTATGACCAAGCGCTCAGTGCATTACGCTAG